The following are encoded together in the Bactrocera neohumeralis isolate Rockhampton chromosome 6, APGP_CSIRO_Bneo_wtdbg2-racon-allhic-juicebox.fasta_v2, whole genome shotgun sequence genome:
- the LOC126761146 gene encoding adenosine 3'-phospho 5'-phosphosulfate transporter 2, with protein sequence MASVKVNSNGSKTSTDSDNPPELRILCFNLTYYNRTTQFLLSCAGVFVLYLIYGYLQELIFTVEGFKPYGWFLTLVQFGYYICFGVIERDLETRRRALLLPGGSVETSERRIPMRTYFLLAALTLGTMGLSNSSLGYLNYPTQVIFKCCKLIPVLVGSILIQGKRYGPLDFAAAFAMCIGLAWFTLADSQVSPNFDLTGVAMISAALLCDAAIGNVQEKAMREHKASSSEVVLYSYGLGFIYLLVILMVTGNFFSGFAFCLEHIVETFGYGFFFSLSGYLGIQFVLALVRSSGAPVAATVTTARKAVTIALSFVFFSKPFTWQYLWSGLVVVLGIYLNVYSKKHKMTMRDFQQKFKYALNAFRVWERSSSRKFLVEV encoded by the exons ATGGCGTCGGTTAAAGTGAATAGTAACGGCAGTAAAACATCAACCGACTCCGATAATCCACCTGAATTGCGAATTCTTTGCTTCAATCTTACCTACTACAACCGCACCACACAATTCCTTTTGAGCTGTGCAGGTGTTTTTGTGCTATACCTTATTTATGGGTATCTGCAGGAACTAATTTTTACGGTTGAAGGTTTTAAGCCGTACGGATGGTTTCTCACACTTGTACAATTCGGTTATTACATTTGTTTCGGTGTAATTGAACGTGATCTAGAGACTAGACGTAGAGCTCTATTACTGCCAGGAGGTAGTGTTGAGACATCTGAGCGTCGTATACCAATGCGTACTTATTTTCTACTTGCCGCACTAACACTCGGCACTATGGGACTGTCGAATTCTAGTCTGGGCTATCTTAACTATCCCACGCAGGTGATATTCAAATGTTGCAAATTGATACCAGTGTTGGTGGGCAGCATTTTGATACAAGGAAAGCGTTATGGGCCACTTGATTTTGCTGCTGCTTTCGCCATGTGCATTGGACTGGCCTGGTTCACGCTAGCCGATTCGCAGGTCTCACCGAATTTCGATCTCACCGGTGTCGCCATGATATCAGCGGCACTGCTTTGTGATGCAGCTATCGGAAATGTGCAGGAAAAAGCAATGCGAGAACATAAAGCATCCAGCAGTGAAGTTGTGCTTTATTCTTATGGGTTGGGCTTTATTTACCTTCTGGTTATACTGATGGTAACTGGTAATTTTTTCAGCGGTTTCGCCTTTTGTCTTGAG CACATAGTGGAAACTTTCGGCTATGGTTTCTTCTTCAGTTTATCAGGTTATCTGGGCATCCAGTTTGTGTTGGCTTTGGTGCGAAGCAGTGGCGCGCCAGTAGCTGCCACCGTGACGACAGCAAGAAAAGCAGTAACGATCGCATTATCGTTTGTTTTCTTCAGCAAGCCATTTACCTGGCA ATATCTTTGGTCAGGTTTAGTGGTAGTATTgggcatatatttaaatgtgtacagcaaaaaacacaaaatgacTATGCgagattttcaacaaaagttcAAGTATGCGCTTAACGCCTTCAGAGTTTGGGAGCGTTCTTCAAGCCGCAAGTTCTTAGTAGAAGTTTAA
- the LOC126761148 gene encoding ribonuclease P/MRP protein subunit POP5 produces the protein MVRIKNRYVVVRIVPEKPTNILKIDDAVLAKSVLRNVKKYYGDYGLGTVEHGFRVKYCNERTKIAIMRCLHRSHRTLTSTLPLITMIGDVRAKFHTLYVGATIIHCNKFIINHQQRFLDEMVGQIASAKERKDFIKRVMEFDLEQ, from the exons ATGGTGAGGATCAAAAATCg TTATGTAGTCGTCAGGATAGTGCCAGAAAAACCgacgaatattttaaaaattgacgaTGCCGTACTAGCAAAATCTGTGCTGCGCAATGTGAAAAAGTACTACGGCGACTATGGACTGGGTACTGTAGAGCATGGTTTTCGCGTGAAATACTGTAATGAACGCACGAAAATAGCAATAATGAGATGTCTACATCGATCACATCGTACGTTGACGAGTACGCTGCCGTTGATAACTATG ATCGGAGATGTGCGTGCAAAATTCCATACGCTTTACGTCGGTGCTACTATAATACATTGCAACAAGTTCATAATAAATCACCAGCAAAGATTTTTGGACGAAATGGTGGGTCAAATCGCGTCTGCGAAGGAACGCAAGGACTTCATCAAACGTGTTATGGAATTCGATCTAGAGCAATAG